Proteins co-encoded in one Aspergillus flavus chromosome 2, complete sequence genomic window:
- a CDS encoding putative rab GTPase Vps21/Ypt51, with protein sequence MSESTSTNTPKPSSSVKLVLLGEAAVGKSSLVLRFVNNDFQENKEPTIGAAFLTQKCSLPTRTIKFEIWDTAGQERFASLAPMYYRNAQAALVVYDVTKPSSLTKAKHWVAELQRQASPGIVIALVGNKLDLTNDGNEASGEPQADGEQQPPAATADGDDAAGEPQEEQDATPGDARKVSTREASSYADEEGLLFFETSAKTGVNVVEVFTAIANAIPESSLKSGRGAGAGTGQTTLGGGRPAEDSRVNLGDRSTATAKEGCAC encoded by the exons ATGTCTGAGTCAACTAGCACAAATACCCCGAAGCCGAGTAGTAGCGTGAAGCTGGTACTTTTGGGCGAGGCGGCGGTTGGAAAG TCATCGCTTGTTCTGCGATTTGTCAACAATGACtttcaagaaaacaaagagccGACTATTGGAG CTGCCTTCTTGACTCAAAAATGCTCCCTTCCGACCCGGACGATCAAGTTCGAAATCTGGGATACAGCCGGTCAGGAACGATTCGCCTCGCTTGCCCCCATGTACTACCGTAACGCCCAGGCGGCGCTGGTAGTCTACGATGTTACCAAACCATCTTCCCTTACAAAGGCCAAACACTGGGTCGCCGAACTACAGCGGCAAGCCAGCCCCGGGATTGTTATCGCTCTCGTCGGCAATAAGCTGGACTTGACAAACGACGGGAACGAAGCTTCTGGGGAGCCACAGGCGGATGGCGAACAGCAGCCCCCTGCTGCTACCGCTGACGGAGATGACGCGGCTGGTGAACCCCAGGAGGAGCAAGACGCCACGCCCGGAGATGCCCGGAAGGTCTCGACACGGGAGGCTAGTTCATATGCGGACGAAGAGGGCTTACTGTTCTTCGAGACTAGCGCTAAGACGGGTGTGAATGTTGTGGAGGTATTCACTGCAATTGCGAATGCTATCCCAGAGAGCAGTTTGAAGAGCGGACGCGGAGCTGGCGCCGGTACGGGCCAGACTACTTTGGGAGGTGGCCGTCCGGCGGAGGACTCACGAGTCAACCTGGGAGACCGATCTACTGCCACTGCCAAAGAAGGTTGTGCTTGTTAA
- a CDS encoding 40S ribosomal protein eS7: MAAINKIALNSPSRQNPSELENAIAGALFDLESNTQDLKATLRPLQFVSAREVEVGHGKKAVIIFVPVPLLQGFHKIQQRLTRELEKKFSDRHVLFVAQRRILPKPKRSVNSRTNQKQKRPRSRTLTAVHDAILGDLVYPVEIVGKRIRTKEDGSKTLKVILDEKERGGVDHRLDAYGEVYRRLTGRNVVFEFPQSSASDF, encoded by the exons ATGGCTGCTATCAACAAGATCGCCCTCAACTCGCCCTCGAGGCAGAACCCCTCCGAGCTGGAGAACGCGATCGCCGGCGCTCTCTTCGACTTGGAGAGCAACACACAGGACCTGAAGGCCACCCTTCGTCCTCTGCAGTTCGTCTCTGCCCGTGAG GTTGAGGTCGGCCACGGCAAGAAGGCtgtcatcatcttcgtcccTGTCCCTCTCCTCCAGGGCTTCCACAAGATCCAGCAGCG CCTGACCCGTGAGCTCGAGAAGAAGTTCTCCGACCGCCACGTCCTCTTCGTTGCTCAGCGCCGCATCCTGCCCAAGCCCAAGCGCTCTGTCAACTCCCGCACCAaccagaagcagaagcgTCCCCGTTCCCGCACTCTGACTGCTGTCCACGACGCCATCCTCGGCGACCTGGTCTACCCCGTTGAGATCGTCGGCAAGCGCATCCGCACCAAGGAGGACGGCAGCAAGACCCTCAAGGTCAtcctggatgagaaggagcgTGGTGGTGTTGACCACCGTCTCGATGCCTACGGCGAGGTCTACCGCCGTTTGACCGGCCGCAACGTCGTCTTCGAGTTCCCCCAGAGCAGCGCCTCTGACTTCTAG
- a CDS encoding putative phosphoketolase — protein MPGEIIDRPNPKAEPSHIPDVVEQLQVQLDQASLDQSTSDAFLKFRRAAAYIAAAMIFLQDNVLLKRDLQHDDIKPRLLGHWGTCPGLILVYSHLNYIVRKQNLDMLYVVGPGHGAPGLLASLWLEGSLGRFYPQYSRDMEGLKNLISTFSTSGGLPSHINAETPGAIHEGGELGYALAVSFGAVMDNPDLIVTCVVGDGEAETGPTATSWHAIKYIDPAESGAVLPILHVNGFKISERTIFGCMDNKELISLFTGYGYQVRIVENLDDIDTDLHCSMNWAVGEIHKIQQAARSGKPIMKPRWPMIVLRTPKGWSGPKELHGQFIEGSFHSHQVPLPNAKKDKEELQALQTWLSSYNPHELFTETGDVIDEVKSIIPSDDSKKLGQRFEAYKAYEPPNLPDWRTFCVEKGAQESSMKTIGKFIDKVFTQNPHSVRLFSPDELESNKLDAALAHTGRNFQWDQYSNAKGGRVIEVLSEHMCQGFLQGYTLTGRVGLFPSYESFLGIVHTMMVQYAKFMKMARETGWHKDVASINYIETSTWTRQEHNGFSHQNPSFIGNVLKLKPNAARVYLPPDANTFLTTVHHCLKSKNYINLMVGSKQPTPVYLSPEEAESHCRAGASIWKFCSTNDGLDPDVVLVGVGVEVMFEVIYAAAILRQRCPELRVRVINVTDLMILENEGAHPHALTTESFDNLFTSDKPIHFNYHGYVTELQGLLFGRPRLERVSIAGYIEEGSTTTPFDMMLVNKTSRFHVAQAAIKGAAKRNEKVQLREQELSTELNHNIVETRKYIHANRKDPDDMYEMPQFR, from the exons ATGCCGGGAGAGATTATCGACAGGCCAAACCCGAAGGCTGAGCCGTCGCACATACCGGATGTCGTTGAACAGCTGCAAGTACAGCTCGACCAGGCTTCATTAGACCAATCTACCTCTGATGCTTTCTTGAAATTTCGCAGAGCAGCTGCTTACATTGCAGCAG CAATGATTTTTCTTCAGGACAATGTGTTATTGAAGCGCGACCTGCAACATGATGACATCAAGCCTCGACTACTTG GTCACTGGGGAACATGTCCCGGGCTTATCCTCGTATATTCCCATTTGAACTACATCGTTAGAAAGCAAAACCTAGACATGCTGTATGTCGTCGGACCGGGGCACGGCGCACCAGGTCTACTTGCTTCGCTATGGCTGGAGGGCTCATTGGGGAGGTTCTACCCACAGTATTCTCGAGACATGGAAGGTCTGAAGAATCTCATCTCGACTTTTAGTACCTCTGGCGGTTTGCCAAG CCATATTAACGCCGAGACGCCAGGAGCCATCCATGAAGGTGGCGAGTTGGGTTATGCGTTAGCTGTATCCTTTGGTGCAGTCATGGATAATCCTGATCTCATTGTCACATGCGTGGTCGGtgatggagaagcagaaACCGGTCCAACAGCGAC TTCCTGGCATGCAATCAAGTACATTGACCCCGCGGAATCAGGGGCAGTCTTGCCAATTCTGCATGTCAATGGATTCAAAATCAGCGAGCGCACCATCTTTGGCTGCATGGACAACAAGGAGTTAATCTCCCTTTTCACAGGATATGGTTACCAAGTGCGCATTGTTGAGAATCTAGACGATATTGATACTGATCTCCATTGCTCCATGAATTGGGCGGTTGGGGAAATCCATAAGATTCAGCAAGCAGCCCGCTCCGGAAAGCCGATCATGAAGCCCCGGTGGCCCATGATCGTGCTGCGCACACCGAAGGGTTGGTCAGGACCCAAGGAGCTGCACGGGCAATTCATCGAAGGGTCGTTTCATTCACACCAGGTTCCTCTGCCTAATGcaaagaaggacaaggaagaactTCAGGCGCTCCAGACATGGCTATCTTCCTACAACCCACATGAGCTCTTCACCGAAACAGGAGATGTTATTGATGAAGTCAAGTCGATCATTCCCTCGGATGACTCCAAGAAGCTCGGTCAACGTTTTGAGGCATACAAAGCCTACGAGCCGCCTAATCTTCCGGATTGGAGGACTTTCTGCGTAGAGAAGGGCGCGCAAGAAAGCTCGATGAAGACAATTGGAAAATTCATAGATAAAGTTTTCACCCAAAACCCACACAGTGTCAGACTGTTCTCGCCGGATGAGTTAGAGAGCAATAAGTTGGATGCCGCTCTCGCGCATACTGGACGGAACTTCCAATGGGACCAATACTCTAACGCGAAGGGTGGCCGTGTTATTGAAGTACTGAGTGAGCATATGTGTCAAGGTTTCCTTCAGGGCTACACTTTGACCGGGCGTGTGggcctctttccctcttACGAAAGCTTCTTGGGTATTGTCCACACTATGATGGTGCAATACGCCAAGTTCATGAAGATG GCCCGAGAAACAGGGTGGCACAAAGATGTAGCTAGCATCAACTATATTGAGACCAGTACCTGGACCCGACAGGAACACAACGGCTTCTCTCACCAGAACCCATCATTCATCGGAAATGTTCTTAAGCTGAAACCTAATGCTGCGCGTGTTTACCTGCCACCGGACGCCAATACTTTCTTGACAACAGTTCATCATTGCTTGAAATCCAAGAATTACATCAACCTCATGGTTGGCTCGAAGCAGCCGACACCCGTTTACTTATCGcccgaagaagctgaaaGCCACTGCAGAGCTGGCGCATCAATCTGGAAATTCTGCAGTACAAATGACGGACTCGACCCAGATGTTGTTCTTGTGGGGGTCGGAGTTGAAGTGATGTTTGAAGTCATCTATGCCGCTGCAATACTTCGCCAGCGCTGCCCTGAACTTCGCGTTCGGGTGATTAACGTGACAGACCTGATGATATTGGAGAATGAAGGAGCCCACCCGCATGCTTTGACAACCGAATCCTTTGATAACCTTTTCACCTCCGACAAGCCAATCCATTTTAACTACCACGGGTATGTGACCGAGTTGCAAGGTCTGCTTTTCGGCCGGCCCCGCCTAGAGCGTGTGAGCATTGCCGGGTACATCGAGGAGGGAAGCACCACGACGCCGTTTGATATGATGCTCGTGAACAAGACCTCTCGCTTCCATGTGGCCCAGGCTGCTATTAAAGGAGCGGCGAAGCGAAACGAGAAGGTTCAACTCCGTGAGCAGGAGCTGAGCACAGAGTTGAATCACAACATTGTCGAGACACGAAAGTATATCCATGCAAACCGCAAGG ACCCTGATGATATGTATGAGATGCCACAATTTAGATAA
- a CDS encoding putative acetate kinase, whose product MSRFNAPDSAASNMTPKSILSVNAGSSSVKITFYTFEQPPKAVANAQISGITAPPATLKYTRGSTNHKEQLKEKLSTPQDAFKFLLQRCFSDPNLSEVTSTDDLAFICHRVVHGGDYERSVVITNETYHHLEKLEDLAPLHNFSALEIIRLCRKELPSVKSITFFDSAFHQTLPDYVKTYPINQDTAKANGLRKYGFHGISYSFILRSVAQFLGKPVEKTNVIAMHIGSGASVCAIKEGRSIDTSMGLTPLAGLPGATRSGDIDPSLVFHYTSEAGKLSPASTKEMHISTAEEILNKKSGWKALTGTTDFAQIAVENPPSPEHKLAFDILVDRILGYIGNYFVKLEGKVDALVFAGGIGEKSALLRKTVIEKCQCLGVAIDASANDKGPSDDQTVMDISKGDGSGPRVIVCQTDEQVRITPSSSILSTLANFEMAYNCILTHGSGNGS is encoded by the exons ATGTCTCGGTTCAACGCTCCCGATTCCGCCGCCTCCAATATGACACCCAAATCTATCCTCTCGGTTAATGCCGGTTCATCCTCGGTGAAGATTACCTTCTACACCTTTGAGCAGCCCCCAAAAGCCGTCGCCAATGCACAGATCTCGGGGATCACAGCTCCTCCGGCAACGCTGAAATATACTCGGGGATCGACGAACCACAAGGAGCAGCTCAAGGAGAAATTGAGCACGCCCCAGGATGCTTTCAAGTTCCTTCTGCAGAGATGTTTTTCTGATCCTAACCTATCCGAGGTTACTAGCACTGATGATCTGGCATTCATTTGCCATCGAGTCGTTCATGGCGGAGACTATGAGCGATCGGTAGTGATCACCAATGAAACCTATCACCACTTAGAGAAACTCGAGGATCTAGCCCCACT GCACAACTTCTCTGCTTTGGAGATCATCCGACTCTGTAGAAAGGAACTACCTTCGGTGAAAAGTATCACATTCTTCGACTCTGCCTTTCATCAGACTCTGCCCGATTATGTAAAGACATATCCAATCAACCAGGATACCGCGAAAGCAAATGGTCTTCGAAAATATGGGTTTCATGGGATTAGTTATTCCTTCATCCTGCGCTCGGTAGCTCAGTTTCTCGGCAAGCCAGTGGAAAAGACTAATGTGATTGCCATGCATATTGGAAGCGGTGCCTCTGTATGCGCGATCAAGGAGGGCAGGTCCATTGACACATC AATGGGACTTACACCCCTAGCTGGTTTACCCGGCGCCACCCGTAGTGGTGATATTGACCCATC GCTCGTGTTTCATTACACCAGCGAGGCAGGAAAGTTGAGCCCTGCGAGCACTAAAGAAATGCATATCAGCACG GCCGAAGAAATCCTAAACAAGAAATCCGGATGGAAAGCGCTCACTGGAACTACAGATTTTGCCCAGATAGCCGTTGAGAATCCTCCAAGTCCGGAGCATAAGCTTGCTTTCGACATTCTCGTCGACCGTATTCTGGGGTACATAGGTAATTACTTTGTCAAGTTGGAAGGAAAAGTTGATGCACTCGTTTTCGCCGGCGGCATTGGTGAGAAGAGTGCCTTACTGAGAAAAACTGTCATCGAGAAATGCCAGTGCCTGGGGGTAGCTATTGATGCATCAGCTAATGACAAAGGGCCGTCCGACGACCAGACGGTGATGGATATCTCCAAGGGAGATGGTAGCGGACCGCGTGTAATAGTCTGCCAGACAGATGAGCAGGTGAGAATaactccttcttcttctatcttaAGCACACTCGCTAAT TTCGAAATGGCATATAACTGCATTTTGACACACGGAAGTGGTAATGGATCATGA